A single Denticeps clupeoides chromosome 7, fDenClu1.1, whole genome shotgun sequence DNA region contains:
- the coa3b gene encoding cytochrome C oxidase assembly factor 3b, giving the protein MADRNAEVQGAPVKHPTLAQEQLVRRRQELREWRSNSQKLRGRNALTGLAIGAFVIGMFSYTIYSVKQERIMDEIDNEAKIHVIRGPRTGANS; this is encoded by the exons ATGGCGGACCGAAACGCCGAGGTGCAAGGGGCACCGGTAAAACACCCAACTCTAGCACAGGAACAGTTGGTGCGGAGAAGACAGGAGCTCCGCGAGTGGAGGAGCAACTCGCAAAAGCTCCGCGGCCGCAACGCGCTGACGGGACTAGCGATCGGGGCGTTTGTCATCGGCATGT TCAGCTACACCATTTACTCTGTGAAGCAGGAGCGGATCATGGATGAGATTGACAACGAAGCAAAGATTCACGTCATCAGGGGGCCCAGGACGGGGGCCAATTCGTAG